AGGAGGTTGAGTTTTCAGGATGGCTAAAACAAGACGTACACCAatgaggatgttttttttcaaggatAGTAGAAGGCCAGAGAtcaatatcagaatcagaaaagagTTCATTGCCACAATGAGTTACACTTaacgtggaatttgccttggtgaatggtgcatacataaacaaacaaacaaacatattaaacagtAATATGAatgaaacaataaatacagaaacaaatatatacaaacaaaataactgttttgcataagaaaaaaaaggctgaatgggttgagtgcagaatgtgtaaaaaatatattgtatgtgcaatgggcagatgtaTAGTCCAGGATGGAGGTTAATGCAAAGTATAGTGACTAGGGATGGGGGGCGGTTAAGAGTCagacaaaatgaacaaaacTTTTAGAAATATTAAAAAGGGTTATGAATATTTTAGTAGGTCTAGAAACACTTTTAGGAGGTCCTACAGGTCGAATAAATATAGTTaatagattgttttttttggagttAAACTGACCCTAAACTTTACTGAATTGCTTAATTTTCCTTCTGCAGAACTTGTTGCAGTGGACGGGTAAAGAGCATCCTGATTGCAGCCTCCTGCTGGGAACTGAGCGAGCACTGAGGAGCATTTTGTCCCGCTGTCACGTGATCCTGGAGGAAGACGTCCGATGGGAGGAAGGAGAAGGAGCTGGACAAAGGTATCACCATCAGACGATCTTTAAGTATAAACAGGTTGATGCCTCTTATATCAGATTTGATGCTTATGTAGATTTATATTGACTGTTTGTGTCTTTGGCTCATTATGAACATCATCATGAACAAATTCAGAGATTAAAATGTATACTCGTTCTCTGCATGAACAACAGCTGCTCCGATGCAGTGGCTGGTGGATCCTCTGCAAATTGTTGCACGAGGAACCAACAGACCAGAGAATCCCAGCGCGAGTCCAACACTGCAGCTCAGAGGTGAGTGTCGCCCTCTGCTGGCTTTAGTCAGTACAGCAAGCACAGGAGCACCTGCAGTCAAGCTCAGACAAGTGACTTTTTCAGACAAGTGACTTTTTCAGTGACATTTATGTgattatgtgtttacattaaATGGCACATTTGCCTTAAAACCAGTTATGGAAGGAGCACTTAAAAAGTAACTTGGCTACAACTGTCAgaaaaatgtagtgaagtaaaaaaataataaagtaagaGTACTTCATCTTTGtacctgagtaaatgtactacaGGTTTTCACATCCTTCATGCCACTGTCCCTCACTCTCACAGCTGATGTGGGCATCCTGGTATAATAACCTCCACTCTCCTTCCTACAGAGATGACCAGGCTGTCAACCTCACTAACGGAGTCGACGGCTGTCACTCGATGCGTCTGGAGTGCTGGTCCTGCAGCCCAGTGAGGAGGAAGGGCTGTGGAAGCGACCGGACCCTCCTGAACCAGCCGGCCCGTGACTGTGGACACGCTTACTGCTCCCTCCTCACTCCTGACGCTGCAGCATGGGGAGAGAACAGCGACTCAGGCCAGGGCACCTACAGCCAGCCCAACGGGAAATGCAGCAATGGGCTGGAGGCACCTCACACCAACCACAGCCTTGAGAACTGCGATACAGACCCAGATGACACCTCAGCCTTCGACTACTCCTCCGTCACCTCCTGCAGCCCTGACGACACCCTGCGCAGGGAGGTGATGAGCAGTAACAGtggggaggatgaagaggaggacagCCAGGTGCCGGTGCTGTTGAAGCCCTCatacagccagcagcagcagcagcagtcaaggGAGCCACCCAGAGAGAGGACTGTGTGTTTGAGGTGGCAGATTCCCAGATTAACCCCTCACCCTCCTCTGAGAAGCACTGCAGGGCCGTGTGTGGACGGGCTTACGCCATGCCTCATCAGCTCCTACGGGAAGAGGCTGGTCAATGTCAGGAAGGGGTCTCCTCCTTTACATCCAAAAAGTGCCTTCAGGCCCATCTGGGATGATCCATCCAAACAGGtataacgttttttttgtttcataaccATCATGTTCTGTCCATCCTGGGCCTTCTTCTGGTATATTACAGTATCAGCAGCATCCTTTAAAAGTGATTCAGTATGAAATAATGCCAGTGTGGTGTAGTAGCATGTACTCAAAACATGAGCAAAACTAAAAATTACTCAAGGAGTACATACCTCTGCCAAGGCTGCATAGACCTACAAATTTGTGATATTAAAACCAATATGAGTTGAATTAGAAAATTGTACTTTGGCATCTCCTCGTGGTAAGACTGGTACAGCAACACATCAACTGCAGTTTCcattgagtgtttttttttttttttttaacttacacACTCAAACAAGAAAGATACTATACTTGCATACAAAAATACGCATATAGTCgctttaataaaagaaagtgtTTTATATGTCAATGCAAATAGTGATAGATAATCCTCGGATACATGTATCAGATTGTCATAGTTCTTGAGGAAATAGTGAAAATGTTCAAAGATCTCTCTTGTGGATCTGCATTAAACACTAATCACTTGCTATTTGGTTTTTactgtaattttaattttaagtcCACCAAAATCTATTCACAGGTTTTTGAGAATTTCTGACAAAATATAGGAGATACTGTAGGATAGGAcgtaacaaaacaaattacagGGGCACTCCAGTAATTACGCAttgaagatttaaaaaagaatggtcagacaagtaaaaaaagaagaatcagCTTGGTAGCATCTTTTCGTTAAACCCTCTCTGCCTCGTGAACGCCCGTCTTTCAAACTGGACAGATCAGTTCCTTACGCAAATGATGACATCATCGGGTTTATTTGCTCAGGCAGACAAAGCTCctcctttgctttgttttggttttattttcctttagTGACCCCCTGGCTCGTTTAGAACGTAGACTGTTAAGATGTACAGAAGATGTTCCTTCCTACTGTATGTCCACATTCTTCAATCAATGATATTGggggtggaaaaaaaacaaaaacaaagctcctccagagaCACTGAGGACATTACTGTTTCCACAGGCTTAGTAGTACCGCTGGGGAAATTACATATCTTCATGTGAAAGAAAATTGGTGGAGTATTTCTTCAACTGGTCCCATATTTTGTGCAGTCCTGTTTTCCTGTCACTCACTCTAACCTGCTCTCTGTATTTCCACATCCTTGCATGTACTAGGCTGATGCAGCTCCAGAGAAAGACCACAGACAAGGCTTCGTACCGATTCAAACCCCAGCGAGGCAAAGCTTTCAAAATTTCAACCAGAGTAGAGAAAATCTGAGGTAAACGCCTTTATCAGGTAGAATTATGACAGTGTTGACACTTAATCTTCACTCTAATCACAGGTAGGAGGGTGATACAGAAATGTACTAGCTGCTTGCACTAAAACATTACCAATTTCAACAACCAAATTCACACTTGCATTGTGGCTCTCAGTGCagatataatatacaaataaaaacttaatTAATGAGATAAATATACTTTTACCTGTTGCTTCTCTGAGCTTGAACTTCTCTCTTATCTCTTCAGACCAGGCCTGTCTCAGCAGAGAGGTAACCATGCTGCAGCCATGAGCAGTGGAGGATTGTGGGAGAACAGTGAGGACAGTGAGGGACCCTGCAGCACCGTTTGACACCCACCCAGCCCCAGAGACAAGAGGACTATCACTAAAAACTGTTGAACACAAAACTTTGAAGTTACTACCAAACTTGAGCCCAATTTGTGATTTCTTTGATGGGATACATTTTTCCCCCAAAGGCCATGACAGTAACGCATGAATGTCGAATTAGTGACCCTTaaaaaaagtttagtttttCTGTTAAAGCTTAACCTTTGTAAACACAACAGACATCTTTGTTTGGACGTTTGGTTTTTCCGGATTACATTTGACAACTGAtagaaatatttctttttttttttttttttaaatgcaggttAGACTGAAGCATTTCTAGCAGATCAAACATATTGAAAAATTTAATATTCCAGACAATTTTGTATTTCAACTGAAGGTGAGATGGTTTTATATGACACCAatgtgtagctagctagctaaagaaAGGTAACATTACTAAGGAATAAcgttaatacatattttactttaatttaagGACTAGGTAGATTTTaatatctagctagctagctaaaggaAGCAGTATAGGTAGGAACACTTtggaaaatacacttatttCGCTTTCTGGTGGAGAGTTAACGTTAACTAGCCAAAGGTAACTTACATGAGGTATTCTGATAgcatggtaacgttagctagcactTGCtatttaaatatgaagctacgtTACAGctagcagccggttagcttatagctagcttagcacaaagtcTGGAAAAAGCTAGCCTGGGCCTATTAAATATTAACAACAACATCAATCTACCAGCACTTCTAAAACTCCCTAATTAACATGGTATATCTCGtttgtttaatttgtccaaCAACAGAGGTGCAAAACGGCAATTAGTCGTTTTAATTGTAtcctggttgcctggcaactaaCGTTACTCAGAGACAAGAATTATAGTCATAaatatagaattttttttttttttttttttttaagtggtaggcctatcaatcttctcatttaactctcaaACAGCAAGCGAAAAAGcctatttcccaaaaatgtcaaacctaTTTCTTTATCAATTCCTCAATCTTTTCAACGTATAGCTTATGCAGAAAGCTAAAtttactgtaaaagaaaaaaacgaggAGAGAATTGAATAGTTCAGTACAAAATAAGACTGGGTGATTTATTAATCTCATCAAGACCATTAATACAAAGCAGTTAAAAGGCCACATACCATCAAATAAACCGACCGCTGGATCAAGCTGTTACAGTGCCACCGGAGGAAAACCAATCTGTTAATTCTGTCGAGGCTGGGgtttaaaaactaaacaaacgcagaaaacaaaaagtcaaatttgGCGAAATTAACCCCACCAGTACGGAAACTTGGAAACTGGGAAATGGACACATGAGTGAAGACCTTCTTTTTACAGTCACTGGTGAAGACAGTGAAGGGATTTGACTTCAGCTGTCATCCTCCAGAACTCCCCTTTTATCTCTAGTTTTATCAGAAGTTTAATCATCCATCATCACGTGCACAGAATACAGCAAGAACAAGGGGCATGAGTGATATTTTGAAAAGATGCTGAAATTCAGCTCATGGCAGTCAGACATCCTcaggtgtttgtgtcttttaaacACATCATGGGGATAAAAGTGAGGTGGTcgacttttgtttttatgccCGATCCATGTAGAAAGTGAGTTTCAACAGTTGCATAGGACCATTGAATTTACAAACATGACCTATAACAACTGGGGTTCTTCAACAGTACAGCCTAAAGTGCACAAAGTGTGtttctcagaaaaaaaaatgtctaattcTTCACTATGCTCAAATACTTGCAACTGAATATAAGTTTGTGTATGCTCAACTGCAACTTTAATACAATTCCAACCTCTGTTTAATGAGTGTTAGCATTACAAATCTTTGAAAAGGAGAATAGGCAATTAGTAGGATGTACAAAGTGAAGCACACGTCTAAGTAAGTGCTTGGCATAtattgaactgtattttttttttttccattgcttTAAAACAGCTAAGGGGCAGGGAAGAAAAAATGGCTTTCCTCAGTTAATACTCCCAGTGTTTCAACTGGAGATTGTCTGTAAGTAAGTTAGTGAAAGTGACctgtttttttctggttttttttttttttttttgttttttttttatccgacTGTAGCAGCATTGGATTATTAGGCAATATTCGACTGAACAGATGCGGATGAGGGTACAATACaacaggggggaaaaaaaacttgtcACTTTATACAAATTATTTAGTTAGTGTATACAtgttatatatacacagtatccACAAACATGTACAATTTCATAGTGTATAGCTTTGTTCTAAACATTACATaggcaactttattttttagcattttagaCACCATTTGCTTATTTCTGTAaagtagaaaacaaaataaaaggcaCATCTGAGCATGATGTATGGATTATTTCAGTCTTTCCaaagtgaaacaaaatgttttcaagcagaaaaaaaagagaccgAAAGAAGAAGTTGAGTTTAAAAAGTTCCTCTTTTTCCATGGGGTTTTAGGTATTTTGAGCCACCACTGCGGGGAGCTGACCCAGCTCTGGTAGGAGGTTGCTGCTTCCAGTGCTGAGTTTTAATACCAACGAAGAAGAGTTGGGTCATTGGATCTTGTGAAGAAGAGCACAGTGTCAAGACAGCAGCGCACGTCTATAAGGGGATCGGTTAAGACATCAGCTTTAGAAGAGTTGGAGGGAGGCAAacgtgtctctctcttttctctcctcgtCTTTG
This region of Sander vitreus isolate 19-12246 chromosome 20, sanVit1, whole genome shotgun sequence genomic DNA includes:
- the LOC144535692 gene encoding uncharacterized protein LOC144535692, which gives rise to MKPQEAELITEISKLQCMVSELKTGFASALLELSQIQHGDMYLREELVENRRICQKKALRLEALVESLREELGVMQCQILQLYSNRQRPLQDGKSSTSKHRESSDPAESACERSQCDCPSAPAACLSRGKLLLHCFLQGLKAGLNEGTDARHQVAMQLLHSEWEYVSTLNQLYEKYKTPPAHQMTVEPYQTYLKFVEQLLQRHLLFRNTLQERLSAEHWKSLVGDILVQLIGQNDTAFSDMYLGYTTTLASFLSLEFNRLNHSEKIQSGQMEREEMKLLSQLLAPVSRIHSYLSHIQNLLQWTGKEHPDCSLLLGTERALRSILSRCHVILEEDVRWEEGEGAGQSCSDAVAGGSSANCCTRNQQTRESQRESNTAAQRDDQAVNLTNGVDGCHSMRLECWSCSPVRRKGCGSDRTLLNQPARDCGHAYCSLLTPDAAAWGENSDSGQGTYSQPNGKCSNGLEAPHTNHSLENCDTDPDDTSAFDYSSVTSCSPDDTLRREVMSSNSGEDEEEDSQVPVLLKPSYSQQQQQQSREPPRERTVCLRWQIPRLTPHPPLRSTAGPCVDGLTPCLISSYGKRLVNVRKGSPPLHPKSAFRPIWDDPSKQADAAPEKDHRQGFVPIQTPARQSFQNFNQSRENLRPGLSQQRGNHAAAMSSGGLWENSEDSEGPCSTV